The genomic region TACTGAGCTTGTGAGAAGTGAAGGCGAGGCCCAACACTATTGTCCGAATTCTGATGGATGCCCTCCGCAAATCAAAGGAAGGATTGAGCATTTTATTTCCCGGAAGGCCATGAATATTGATGGAATTGGTACGGAGACTGTAGGTGAACTATTCGACGTAGGCTTGATTGAAAATTTTGCCGACCTCTACGACCTTACAAAAGACGAAGTGATCAAGTTGGACCGAATGGCCGAAAAGTCTGCCGAAAATCTCGTGAACGGAGTTGAGGCTTCTAAGGCCATTCCTTTTGAAAGAGTGCTCTTCGCGCTGGGAATCCGATTCGTTGGAGAAACCGTCGCAAAGACCTTGGCTCGCAAATTTAAGTCCATTGATGCGATCGTAGAGGCTGATAGAGATGCTCTGATTGCTGTCGATGAAATCGGCGATAGAATTGCAGATTCCGTAGTGGACTTTTTTGCCGATGATGCGAATTTAGGTCTGGTCAATCGATTAAAGGAAAAAGGCCTTCAATTTCAAATAGAGGAAGTTGAAAATGACTCAGATAATCTCGCCGAAAAGTCTTTTGTAGTTTCAGGTATATTTGAAATAGATCGAAAAGAGCTTAAGGCTCTTATCGAGAGAAATGGAGGAAAAATTCTAAGTGGAGTTTCCGCGAAAACGGATTATCTGGTGGCTGGTGAAAACATGGGTCCATCAAAAAGAACAAAGGCCGAGAAGCTCGAAGTTCCAATAATATCAGAAGCTGACTTAATGAAAATGATCAATTAAGGTGAAGTGGTTTGACGACATAAAAAAAGCTTGGGGCCGCAGAAAGCTTCTCTCAAAGATCAACAAGAGCCGAGAAACAGCTGTGTCCAATTTTCACAATGCCCATAGCGTAGCTATACTTTACGAAGAGAAAGGAGAGAGCTATTATATTTTGGTAAAGCAATACGTAAAATACCTTAAATCGGAATTTGGTGTGCGGGATGTTTTGGCACTTTGCTACATAGACGATAAAAAGGAAGTACCACACTACCACACGCACCGTTTGAAGTTTGATTATTTTCTGAAAAGTGAGCTCAATTGGTGGTATGAGCCCAGTTGCGACCAAGTGAAAAATTTCGTGGCTAATCCTTACGATATCCTCATTAATCTCGAGCGGACGCCCTCCTTACCTTTGGAATTTATCCAAGCTGAGAGCAATGCCAGATTAAAGGTTGGGTACTACAATCCGGATCGAGAAGATCATTTCGACCTCATGCTCGATTTGCCCGAGAAAGCCACTTTTGATGAATTTGTCAAGCAAGTCAATCACTACTTAACCCGAATTAACTATGAAAGAGCTTAATGGTGTTGGCGTAGCGCTGGTTACACCTTTTCAGGAAAAGGGGATGATCGATTTTGCGGGTCTTGAAAAGCTGGTGCGTCATGTAAGCACGGGAGTCCACTACTTGGTGGTAATGGGCACTACGGGTGAATCTCCAACACTCTCGGTCGATGAGCAAATGACCGTACTTGATTTCATTCTCGAAATCAATGCCGCTAAACTGCCTGTCGTTTTTGGAATTGGCGGAAACGATACCAAAGCCGTGGGTGAGCGCATGAAAAACTTCACCACGAAAGGGGTTTCTGCTTTCTTGACTGCAAGTCCTTCTTACAATAAGCCCACCCAAGAAGGAATTTTCAGACACTACAAATACTTAAGCGAAGTTTCACCATTACCTATTGTACTGTACAACGTTCCAGGACGGACAGCCAGCAATGTGCTTCCTTCAACTGTTATTCGCATTGCGGAAGAAACAGACAAGATCATTGGAATCAAGGAAGCTGCAGGGAGTATCGATCAAGTCAAAGAATTGGCGGTGGGACTTCCAAAGGATTTTATCCTTTTATCAGGTGATGATCCATTACTCGTTGAGCATATGGTCGCAGGTGGTCATGGAATTATTTCGGTGGTTGCCAATGCATATCCAAATAGGTTCCGAGCAATTTACGAGGCCTGCGCTCAAGGCCATTTCAGTGAGGCAAGAGAACTCCACGCGAAAATGATGCCCTTGATCGATGATCTTTTTACCGAGGGAAACCCAGGTGGCATCAAGGAAACCCTTCAGTATTTGAGTATCTGTGAAAACCATATGCGGCTTCCATTGTGTCCTGTTTCTGCAGGTCATAGCCAAAAGCTCTACCGAGAAATTGCCGAGTTGGGAGAGAAATAAACAATAGGGTTGTTTTTGATCTTTAGTAGGCATAAATCGAATGTTATGTCCCTGTATCGCCTACAAGATGAAATTCTTATAAACGCTCCTTTGGATGAGGTTTGGGATTTCTTTACTGATCCCAGAAATCTCAAGAAGATCACCCCTGAAAAAATGGCTTTCCAAAACGTTTATGAGCCGGATGCAGAAAAGGTCTATCCGGGAATGCTCTTGGTTTATAAGGTATCGCCCTTATTGGGAATTCCGTTGACATGGATTACTGAGATAACCCATGTCGAACCGAAAAAGCGATTCGTAGATGATCAACTCAAGGGGCCATTTGGAATGTGGCACCACATCCACGAGTTTGAAGAAGCTAAAGGAGGGACATTAGCGAGAGACATTCTTTATTACAGCATGCCTTTTGGTTTTTTAGGCACAATGGCACACTCTTTTACAGTTGCCAAGCAGACAAAGGAGATCTTCAAGTTTAGGAAAGCAGCATTGGAGAAATTATTTCCCAGTCATTAAGTTGACAATGGAATGTTCTCTTAGTATCTTGTCCCGTCAGAATCGAGTAAATTTTTGCTCGATTTTTTGTTTAACCTTTTATTTAACTAAATCATTTAAGATGAAGAGAATTTTTCTTTTTTGTGCAGCAATTGCGTTTTCCGCAACCTCTGCATTTTCGCAATGTGAAGCAGGAGTTGCTGATTTCTCGGCTACGGATGCAACGGTGTGTCCTGCCGTTAGCACAGAACTAACAGTAACGGGCATTGTTGTTCCCCCAGGCGGTGGTTTGGGAGTTGAGTTCATTCCCGTACCTGGGTCAGGTGCAGGAGGAACGGGTGCTTCAGTAGTTATAACTGGCTACGAGGTTGCAGATTTTGCTCCTTACATTATCGATAATGACATTCAAGGTGTTTTGTCTTTTAACGGACTTCCAGCCTTAGTTGGTGAGTGGGAATTAAAGCCATATGCTTTTGCCGATGCGGCAGACGTTTTTACGAAGTGTGACTCAACTGCCTCAGTTGTTGTTGATTTCCTTGGAATA from Cryomorphaceae bacterium 1068 harbors:
- the dapA gene encoding 4-hydroxy-tetrahydrodipicolinate synthase is translated as MKELNGVGVALVTPFQEKGMIDFAGLEKLVRHVSTGVHYLVVMGTTGESPTLSVDEQMTVLDFILEINAAKLPVVFGIGGNDTKAVGERMKNFTTKGVSAFLTASPSYNKPTQEGIFRHYKYLSEVSPLPIVLYNVPGRTASNVLPSTVIRIAEETDKIIGIKEAAGSIDQVKELAVGLPKDFILLSGDDPLLVEHMVAGGHGIISVVANAYPNRFRAIYEACAQGHFSEARELHAKMMPLIDDLFTEGNPGGIKETLQYLSICENHMRLPLCPVSAGHSQKLYREIAELGEK
- a CDS encoding SRPBCC family protein — encoded protein: MSLYRLQDEILINAPLDEVWDFFTDPRNLKKITPEKMAFQNVYEPDAEKVYPGMLLVYKVSPLLGIPLTWITEITHVEPKKRFVDDQLKGPFGMWHHIHEFEEAKGGTLARDILYYSMPFGFLGTMAHSFTVAKQTKEIFKFRKAALEKLFPSH